In Halobacillus amylolyticus, the following proteins share a genomic window:
- a CDS encoding GNAT family N-acetyltransferase, whose protein sequence is MIELRYFTENDFPQLMDWIKSPEFLLQWGGPMFQYPLDYEQLQDYVTDSNTEHASQFIYCVINKRTDTIVGHIALRNIDRTNKSARIGKVIVGDQTRGKGMGTTMMKEVLKIAFDELKLHKVSLGVFDFNEPAIRCYEKAGFKKDGLLRDHRKMNNEYWSLYEMSILDSEWQG, encoded by the coding sequence ATGATAGAACTTCGCTATTTTACAGAAAACGATTTTCCTCAACTAATGGATTGGATCAAATCTCCAGAATTTTTACTACAATGGGGCGGCCCTATGTTTCAATACCCACTTGACTATGAGCAATTACAAGACTATGTAACCGACTCAAATACTGAGCATGCCAGTCAGTTCATCTACTGCGTGATCAACAAACGGACGGACACTATAGTTGGACACATAGCCTTGCGAAACATTGATAGAACAAATAAATCGGCCCGAATTGGAAAAGTCATCGTAGGAGATCAGACTCGTGGAAAAGGGATGGGGACAACGATGATGAAGGAAGTTCTTAAAATAGCCTTCGATGAACTTAAACTTCATAAAGTCAGCCTTGGAGTGTTTGACTTTAACGAACCGGCCATTCGCTGTTATGAAAAAGCGGGGTTTAAAAAGGACGGTTTATTACGTGATCATCGAAAAATGAACAACGAATACTGGAGTTTATATGAAATGAGTATCTTAGACTCTGAGTGGCAGGGCTGA
- a CDS encoding GNAT family N-acetyltransferase encodes MGHVSLIKPTANLEKEYLSFYQEWKESGEEMVPWVIGKDPSDFGAMVESLLASEKGRNLPEGWVPDSTFWLVDRDQTVLGVVNVRHQLTEKLSNSGGHIGYGIRPSARRKGYAVKLLALTLEKVKELGILKVLVVCDEGNIGSEKTIRKNGGVQDDDFVEKDGNVMKRFWIEV; translated from the coding sequence ATGGGACATGTATCTTTGATTAAACCTACAGCGAATTTAGAAAAAGAGTACCTTTCCTTTTATCAAGAATGGAAAGAATCTGGAGAGGAAATGGTTCCATGGGTGATTGGAAAAGACCCGTCAGATTTTGGTGCAATGGTTGAGAGTCTTCTGGCATCAGAAAAAGGGAGGAATCTTCCAGAGGGGTGGGTGCCTGATTCGACCTTTTGGCTTGTAGACCGTGATCAAACCGTGTTAGGCGTAGTAAATGTACGCCATCAATTAACAGAAAAGTTGTCCAACTCGGGCGGCCACATCGGCTATGGCATTCGTCCTTCTGCAAGGCGGAAAGGGTATGCTGTAAAATTATTAGCTTTAACTTTAGAAAAGGTGAAAGAATTGGGGATCCTAAAGGTCCTCGTCGTTTGTGATGAAGGAAATATAGGATCTGAAAAAACAATTAGAAAAAATGGCGGAGTTCAGGATGATGACTTTGTTGAAAAGGATGGAAATGTAATGAAAAGGTTTTGGATAGAAGTATAA
- a CDS encoding response regulator, translating to MKILIVDDDDSLRTMLKDLCEKDGIEAEIAIDGQSGFNLFRKHDYDILIVDYHMPIMNGLELVQGIRLENQQIPILVLTEDDHQDVADAFRKAGATDFALKPVKELDIISRIHLHIQIANMRKRLESEEDVYSAKGISKGTLDAVAHFLKEHRGANSVDTISQGVGLAYPTVYRYLMYLLEEGQVKQVIGHQKIGRPKKLYKWYTN from the coding sequence ATGAAGATCTTAATTGTCGATGATGATGATTCTCTACGTACAATGTTAAAAGATTTATGTGAAAAAGATGGGATTGAAGCAGAGATCGCTATAGATGGACAAAGCGGCTTTAACTTATTCAGAAAACATGATTATGATATTTTAATCGTAGACTATCACATGCCTATCATGAATGGACTTGAGTTAGTTCAGGGAATTCGTTTGGAAAATCAGCAAATTCCTATTCTTGTTTTAACAGAAGATGATCATCAAGATGTTGCCGATGCATTTAGGAAAGCAGGTGCCACAGACTTTGCCTTAAAACCTGTAAAGGAACTCGACATTATTTCCCGCATTCACTTACACATCCAAATCGCTAATATGAGAAAAAGACTCGAGTCCGAAGAAGACGTCTACAGTGCAAAAGGGATCAGCAAAGGGACACTCGACGCTGTAGCACATTTTTTAAAAGAACATCGGGGGGCAAATTCTGTTGATACTATTTCACAAGGTGTCGGGTTAGCCTATCCCACCGTCTATCGCTATTTAATGTATTTATTGGAAGAAGGACAGGTTAAGCAAGTCATCGGTCACCAAAAGATCGGCCGCCCGAAAAAACTTTATAAATGGTATACGAATTAA
- a CDS encoding NUDIX hydrolase: MYKQTIAFITKGDLLLMLNRNKAPNQGLWNGVGGKMEAGESPDECIVREVKEETGLPVDQMHFINKGSVRWEIDEKRFGGMYVYHVKLQGTYALQTPSANVEGILDWKDQSWVLDEQNQGVGGMIPRYLPQVLKGVEPCDHHFIMQDQRIARYECQPLSVAKNFKI; the protein is encoded by the coding sequence GTGTATAAACAAACAATTGCATTTATAACAAAAGGTGATTTATTGTTAATGCTTAACCGAAACAAAGCACCTAACCAAGGGTTGTGGAATGGTGTTGGGGGTAAAATGGAAGCTGGAGAAAGTCCAGATGAATGTATTGTACGTGAAGTTAAAGAAGAAACTGGACTTCCTGTAGACCAAATGCATTTTATCAATAAAGGCTCGGTGAGATGGGAAATTGACGAGAAACGGTTTGGTGGTATGTACGTTTATCACGTAAAATTGCAGGGGACATACGCGCTTCAAACGCCATCAGCAAACGTTGAAGGGATCTTGGACTGGAAAGATCAATCATGGGTACTAGATGAGCAGAACCAGGGTGTTGGAGGAATGATCCCTAGGTATCTTCCCCAAGTTCTAAAGGGAGTAGAACCGTGTGATCATCATTTTATAATGCAAGATCAGAGAATTGCCCGATATGAGTGCCAACCTTTGTCCGTGGCGAAAAACTTTAAAATATAA
- a CDS encoding DEAD/DEAH box helicase: MTQSTDPIWFQNLAPFIKEAWEESSFDQPTSIQLQAIPLIKEGKDVIAEAPTGSGKTLAYLWPLLEQIDPMKKHTQVLVLASSHELVMQIHQEVQAWSKNSGLTSATLIGGANVKRQIEKLKKKPQMVIGTPGRVYELMKQKKLKAHEMKTLVFDEADQLLVPEHQETVHNIVKATLKERQILLFSATLPNEVETLANEFMNDPEVVRVTKEVLKPNVEHVYISTQDRDKVETLRKLARMESFKGLAFVKDIGNLSVQAEKLRYKGLEIGVLHSGAKKEERAKALKSFRNGDFPLLLATDVAARGLDIKDITHIVNIDTPKIASEYIHRAGRTARLGAASGTVISLTNPVEDKRLKKFARDFNFSLTEKEIYKGKLTNCK, translated from the coding sequence ATGACCCAATCGACAGACCCTATATGGTTTCAGAATTTAGCACCTTTTATAAAAGAAGCGTGGGAGGAATCGAGCTTCGATCAACCCACATCCATTCAACTACAAGCCATCCCACTTATCAAAGAAGGAAAAGATGTCATCGCTGAGGCACCCACTGGCAGTGGAAAAACACTTGCATATTTATGGCCGCTGTTGGAACAAATCGATCCTATGAAAAAGCACACGCAAGTACTTGTGCTCGCTTCTTCGCATGAACTCGTCATGCAAATTCATCAGGAAGTTCAGGCATGGTCAAAAAATAGTGGTCTAACAAGCGCGACGTTAATTGGCGGTGCAAATGTAAAGCGTCAAATTGAAAAACTTAAGAAGAAACCGCAAATGGTTATTGGTACGCCGGGCAGGGTATATGAATTAATGAAGCAGAAAAAGTTGAAAGCACACGAAATGAAAACACTCGTTTTTGATGAAGCGGATCAGCTTCTTGTCCCAGAACATCAGGAGACTGTCCACAACATTGTTAAAGCAACCCTTAAAGAAAGGCAAATCCTCCTTTTCTCAGCAACGTTACCAAATGAAGTAGAAACATTAGCCAATGAGTTTATGAATGATCCTGAAGTAGTTCGCGTAACGAAAGAAGTGTTAAAACCGAATGTTGAACATGTATATATTTCTACGCAAGACCGTGACAAGGTAGAAACACTTAGGAAATTAGCCCGAATGGAATCGTTTAAAGGGCTGGCATTTGTGAAAGATATTGGGAATTTAAGTGTTCAGGCAGAAAAACTTAGGTATAAAGGCTTGGAAATAGGTGTCTTGCATAGTGGTGCTAAAAAGGAAGAACGTGCCAAAGCATTGAAAAGTTTTCGTAATGGGGATTTTCCCCTGTTACTAGCAACGGATGTAGCAGCCCGAGGTTTAGATATTAAAGATATTACGCATATCGTTAATATAGATACACCCAAAATTGCCTCTGAATACATTCATAGAGCTGGACGTACTGCGCGTTTAGGAGCTGCATCGGGTACGGTAATATCACTAACTAATCCAGTAGAAGATAAACGTTTGAAAAAGTTTGCGAGAGACTTCAACTTCTCCCTTACAGAAAAAGAGATCTATAAAGGAAAGTTAACAAACTGTAAATAA
- a CDS encoding zinc-binding dehydrogenase — translation MKAITHAELEGLKGLSYQDIDEPTVENGMVKVKLKTAGMNRRDIAVTSRHKTNQPPLILGSDGAGVVEEVGQNVQGLTKGDEVIINPGLGWKHNSDAPPEGFDILGLPDHGTFGEYISVPADNIAPKPEHLSWEEAGILPLAALTAYRVLFTRGKVTQGDTIMLPGIGSGVLTFALKFAKAVGARVIVTSRNDEKLAKAKELGADVAIPTQSDWKEELKNEKVDLLIESVGRATFDKSLSIIRRGGTIVTFGATTEDEVTIDIRKFFYGQYNLLGSTMGSGEEFADMLSFIEKNKIKPELDRMFNLSQYKEAFEYLRDTKNFGKIGFTIE, via the coding sequence ATGAAAGCAATTACACATGCAGAACTAGAAGGATTAAAGGGACTATCTTACCAGGATATAGACGAGCCGACCGTGGAAAATGGTATGGTTAAAGTTAAGTTGAAAACGGCCGGGATGAACCGCCGGGATATTGCTGTAACGTCAAGACATAAAACAAATCAGCCCCCTTTAATCCTCGGTTCAGATGGGGCTGGAGTCGTTGAAGAAGTTGGCCAGAACGTTCAAGGCTTAACTAAAGGCGATGAAGTCATTATCAATCCTGGACTGGGATGGAAGCATAATAGCGATGCTCCCCCTGAGGGCTTTGATATTTTAGGATTGCCTGATCATGGTACATTCGGAGAATACATCTCCGTCCCTGCTGATAATATCGCACCTAAGCCTGAGCACTTATCATGGGAGGAAGCGGGCATCCTCCCTCTTGCCGCCTTAACAGCTTACCGCGTATTATTTACTCGAGGAAAAGTGACCCAGGGTGATACCATCATGCTGCCAGGGATCGGTAGTGGTGTTCTCACTTTTGCACTAAAATTTGCGAAAGCTGTCGGCGCCAGGGTCATTGTTACGTCGAGAAATGACGAGAAGCTAGCAAAGGCTAAAGAGCTCGGGGCAGATGTAGCGATACCTACCCAATCTGACTGGAAGGAAGAATTGAAGAATGAAAAAGTAGATCTGCTTATCGAGAGCGTTGGACGTGCGACGTTCGATAAGTCCTTATCTATTATTCGCAGAGGCGGAACGATCGTCACGTTCGGTGCAACGACAGAAGATGAAGTCACCATTGATATCCGCAAGTTTTTCTATGGGCAATATAACTTGCTAGGTTCTACAATGGGAAGCGGCGAGGAATTTGCTGACATGCTTTCTTTCATTGAAAAAAATAAAATCAAGCCTGAACTCGATCGCATGTTTAACTTATCACAGTATAAAGAGGCCTTTGAATATCTTCGCGATACGAAAAACTTCGGAAAAATCGGTTTTACGATTGAATGA
- a CDS encoding Gfo/Idh/MocA family protein — translation MKWGILSTAAIAKKALIPALQRAEDAEVDAIASQNGKEREVAEEFGIPKAYSSYELLLADEEIEAVYIPLPNHLHKEWTIKAAEAGKHVLCEKPAALKAQDVEDMITACKQNQVYFLEAFMYQFHPQHERVKQLIEEGAIGDVGLVRASFSFHFNRDSNNIRLDVNKGGGALWDVGCYGIHSALHVLSQEVKNVNAVAHIDDKFGVDTTAVATLMLEDETIVQVDCSFDGVPRNEYEVIGTKGMIKVHDAYRPDKKDHQGIVTIQTENGTEEMIIEGDQYRLQVETFMNAIQRQESFVDYHRETVRYIEVMEDLQQLL, via the coding sequence ATGAAGTGGGGGATTTTAAGTACAGCAGCGATTGCAAAGAAAGCACTTATTCCAGCACTACAACGTGCAGAAGATGCGGAAGTTGATGCGATTGCCAGTCAAAATGGTAAAGAAAGAGAAGTAGCAGAGGAGTTTGGTATTCCCAAGGCCTACTCCAGTTATGAGTTGCTTTTAGCTGATGAGGAAATTGAGGCTGTATACATTCCGCTTCCTAACCATTTGCACAAAGAGTGGACGATCAAAGCGGCTGAAGCAGGCAAGCATGTTTTATGTGAAAAGCCTGCTGCACTAAAAGCTCAGGACGTGGAGGACATGATCACAGCTTGTAAACAAAATCAAGTTTATTTTTTAGAAGCGTTTATGTATCAATTTCATCCCCAGCATGAGAGAGTGAAGCAATTGATAGAAGAGGGGGCAATTGGTGACGTTGGACTTGTCCGTGCTAGCTTTTCCTTTCATTTTAATCGAGATTCTAATAATATTCGCTTAGACGTAAACAAAGGCGGTGGAGCCCTTTGGGATGTAGGTTGTTATGGTATCCATTCAGCCTTACACGTGCTGAGTCAGGAAGTGAAGAACGTTAATGCAGTTGCACACATCGATGATAAGTTCGGGGTGGATACAACAGCAGTTGCTACGTTGATGTTAGAGGACGAAACCATTGTGCAAGTAGATTGTAGCTTTGATGGTGTGCCGCGCAATGAGTATGAGGTGATTGGCACCAAAGGCATGATCAAAGTTCATGATGCCTACCGTCCAGATAAGAAAGACCATCAGGGCATCGTTACCATTCAAACTGAAAATGGCACAGAAGAGATGATCATTGAAGGGGATCAATATCGCCTTCAAGTGGAGACCTTTATGAATGCCATTCAACGGCAGGAATCCTTCGTTGATTATCATAGGGAGACGGTTCGTTACATTGAAGTGATGGAGGACTTGCAGCAGCTTTTGTAA
- a CDS encoding amidase produces MKIPELAQMDGLDQLHLIRNNQIKVTEITEHYIQVIKEKNPQLNAVVHTMFHTSTKEDGVFAGMPFLVKDLNAVKGEPLTSGSKLMDGYTAEVDDVNVRRFKQAGLTVIGKTNTPEFGFTPATESTYLGYAKNPWNRNYSPGGSSGGAAAAVASGMIPFAHANDGGGSIRIPASCCGLFGLKPTRGRTPLSLSFNSLSVNHAVTRSVRDSAALLDVLKGPQKTDSFFTPNDQSSFLEQAGKEPGILKIGYMADFGSLMEIDGEVQKSTKATAELCERLGHQVELAYPDFDLHRFMDAFVTVWVVGGALAVKEAARLNRKEINEMNMERILFTLHKKGSNMTALQYEEARQYLHTESVKVHEFFDSYDVLLHPVNSKPPLPLGHYNGEEKSVDEILAVSAEYAHLTPIANVTGQPAMSVPLYWGENNLPIGSHFMGRFGDESTLIRLAAQLEKAQPWWAKYGELV; encoded by the coding sequence ATGAAAATCCCGGAATTGGCGCAGATGGACGGATTGGATCAACTCCATCTGATAAGAAATAACCAAATAAAGGTTACAGAGATTACCGAGCACTATATTCAAGTGATCAAAGAGAAAAATCCACAGCTTAACGCGGTCGTGCACACAATGTTTCATACAAGCACGAAAGAGGATGGTGTCTTTGCAGGGATGCCCTTTTTAGTAAAAGACTTGAATGCAGTTAAAGGGGAGCCGTTGACAAGTGGTTCGAAGCTGATGGACGGGTATACGGCGGAAGTGGATGATGTGAATGTAAGACGTTTCAAACAGGCAGGACTTACGGTTATAGGAAAAACGAATACGCCTGAGTTCGGATTTACTCCTGCGACTGAATCGACATATTTAGGATACGCGAAAAACCCTTGGAATAGGAACTACTCCCCTGGGGGATCGAGCGGGGGAGCCGCTGCTGCTGTAGCCTCTGGAATGATCCCCTTTGCCCATGCGAACGATGGGGGAGGTTCCATTCGAATTCCTGCCTCCTGCTGCGGTTTATTTGGATTAAAGCCTACCCGAGGGCGAACGCCTTTATCGCTGAGCTTCAATAGCTTATCCGTCAATCACGCTGTGACAAGGTCTGTAAGGGATAGCGCCGCACTATTAGACGTATTAAAGGGCCCTCAGAAAACAGATTCCTTTTTCACCCCGAATGATCAAAGTTCTTTTTTAGAGCAAGCAGGGAAAGAACCGGGGATATTGAAAATTGGTTATATGGCGGACTTTGGATCATTAATGGAAATTGACGGGGAAGTACAGAAATCGACGAAAGCTACAGCTGAGCTTTGTGAACGTCTTGGTCATCAAGTTGAACTCGCCTACCCAGATTTTGATTTGCACCGATTTATGGATGCTTTTGTAACTGTATGGGTCGTAGGGGGAGCATTGGCTGTGAAAGAAGCTGCCCGTTTAAATCGGAAAGAGATAAATGAGATGAATATGGAGCGGATCCTTTTCACCTTACATAAGAAAGGTAGTAATATGACAGCACTGCAGTATGAAGAGGCACGACAATATCTACATACAGAAAGTGTAAAGGTACATGAATTCTTTGACAGCTATGATGTGCTTCTGCACCCCGTGAATTCGAAGCCACCACTGCCGTTAGGGCATTATAATGGAGAAGAAAAATCGGTGGATGAAATATTGGCAGTGTCCGCAGAGTATGCCCATTTAACACCTATTGCGAATGTCACAGGCCAGCCGGCCATGAGTGTACCTCTCTATTGGGGTGAGAATAACCTTCCGATTGGCTCGCATTTTATGGGGCGTTTCGGTGATGAATCCACTTTAATTAGGCTTGCTGCACAGTTAGAAAAGGCACAGCCGTGGTGGGCAAAATATGGGGAGCTTGTTTAG
- a CDS encoding ArsA family ATPase, whose protein sequence is MNNLHRNKILFVGGKGGVGKSTSSAAIAVAFARAGNQTLIVSTDPAHNLGDIFHKKVQHEKTKLEENLWGIEVNPNRESKKYIEGVKDNLQGLVKSKMVEEVHRQIDMASASPGADEAALFDRLISIILEEADHFDKIIFDTAPTGHTIRLLTLPELMSVWIDGMLERRKKINDNYTELLNDGEPVDDPIYEILQKRREKFAAVREIILDDKQTGFIFVLIPERLPILETQQAIKQLDKHHLHIKTLIVNKVLPDHADGAFLQKRRKQEQDYLHQIDQTFPHQQTIKVPLFEEDVADMDKLSIFATHLKQLTKEETHK, encoded by the coding sequence ATGAATAATTTGCACCGAAACAAAATCCTATTCGTGGGTGGTAAGGGGGGTGTAGGAAAATCTACATCTTCAGCTGCGATTGCCGTTGCCTTCGCTCGCGCAGGCAACCAGACATTAATTGTCTCAACAGATCCCGCCCATAACCTTGGGGATATTTTTCATAAAAAGGTTCAGCATGAAAAAACCAAACTTGAAGAAAATTTATGGGGAATCGAGGTTAATCCTAACAGGGAGTCTAAAAAGTACATTGAAGGTGTAAAAGACAACTTACAGGGATTAGTAAAGTCGAAAATGGTTGAGGAAGTTCACCGCCAAATCGATATGGCCAGTGCTTCTCCCGGGGCTGATGAAGCGGCCCTTTTCGATCGGTTAATTTCCATCATCCTTGAAGAAGCTGACCACTTTGATAAAATCATTTTTGACACCGCCCCAACAGGCCACACGATACGGTTATTGACACTGCCGGAGTTGATGAGTGTATGGATAGACGGAATGCTTGAACGTAGGAAAAAAATCAACGACAATTATACTGAGCTTCTTAATGACGGAGAACCTGTCGACGATCCCATTTACGAGATTTTGCAAAAGCGAAGAGAAAAATTTGCTGCTGTACGGGAAATCATTCTGGATGACAAACAGACCGGTTTTATTTTTGTTTTAATACCTGAACGGTTACCCATTTTAGAAACGCAACAAGCTATCAAGCAGTTGGATAAACACCACCTTCACATTAAAACATTGATCGTCAACAAAGTGCTGCCTGACCATGCAGATGGAGCATTTTTACAGAAACGCAGAAAACAGGAGCAGGACTATCTACACCAAATTGATCAAACTTTCCCGCATCAACAAACGATTAAAGTACCATTGTTCGAGGAAGATGTGGCAGATATGGACAAGCTATCAATCTTCGCTACCCATTTGAAGCAACTGACGAAGGAGGAGACACACAAATGA
- a CDS encoding cory-CC-star protein has translation MTNKKFSLKRLFEFYDEVLSLPHKNEIARELRDEDDLFLLLVYSDMLGIPNPAFYYTLELYPYIIEKFHDWHLRMGMEKSPLDGIRCC, from the coding sequence ATGACAAATAAAAAGTTCTCACTTAAACGACTATTTGAATTCTATGATGAAGTGTTAAGCCTCCCCCACAAGAATGAAATTGCAAGAGAACTTCGTGATGAAGATGACTTATTCCTGCTGCTCGTTTATTCTGACATGCTCGGCATCCCAAACCCCGCTTTTTATTATACACTCGAACTGTATCCATACATTATTGAGAAATTCCACGACTGGCATCTGCGGATGGGCATGGAGAAATCTCCACTTGATGGCATTCGCTGCTGTTAA
- a CDS encoding alpha/beta hydrolase, whose protein sequence is MKRVTFSNSRDLTLVGDLHSNKGTSVIIMCHGFLSNRSSRGRFGLFASAFHQLGLSVLRFDFGGCGESEDSPLTLANEVDDLTPAMHYAIESGYEDIILYGHSLGARVCLEAFNHRYVRTMILTGAGTGPVNYHWPDIFNQEQLKELARTGTFTVEVNGPYRNNMLITEEMLKDFERCDQEQLLSNVTCPTLLIHGDQGEEGTLMPITKQGMKWLPESSKLKVINGAEHSFIDHLDVVQQTASDWLLTFANGG, encoded by the coding sequence GTGAAACGTGTTACTTTTTCTAACAGTAGGGATTTAACCTTAGTTGGCGATTTACATAGCAACAAAGGAACATCGGTTATTATTATGTGCCACGGTTTTCTCTCTAACCGCTCCTCGCGCGGTCGCTTTGGCTTGTTTGCCTCTGCCTTTCACCAACTCGGCCTTAGTGTATTACGGTTTGACTTTGGTGGTTGTGGCGAGAGCGAAGACAGTCCGCTTACATTAGCCAATGAGGTCGATGACTTAACTCCGGCTATGCATTATGCGATTGAGTCAGGTTATGAGGACATTATTCTGTATGGGCACAGTTTAGGAGCACGGGTGTGCCTGGAAGCATTTAACCATCGATATGTGAGAACAATGATTTTAACGGGGGCCGGCACGGGACCTGTAAACTATCATTGGCCAGACATATTTAATCAAGAACAGCTAAAAGAGTTAGCAAGAACTGGTACTTTTACAGTAGAAGTGAATGGTCCTTACCGAAACAATATGCTCATCACCGAAGAAATGCTGAAGGATTTTGAACGATGTGATCAAGAGCAGCTGTTGTCGAACGTCACCTGCCCTACTCTCCTTATTCATGGAGATCAAGGGGAAGAAGGAACTCTAATGCCGATTACGAAGCAAGGTATGAAGTGGCTTCCTGAAAGCTCCAAATTGAAGGTCATTAACGGGGCCGAACATAGCTTTATTGACCATCTGGACGTGGTTCAACAAACTGCCTCAGACTGGCTTTTAACATTTGCAAATGGAGGATAA
- a CDS encoding SRPBCC family protein, which yields MAFLESSVIIQKPIDEVFAVATDFSKSPEIMKTVVDVESLTEGPVREGYQFKEVREIRGRKSASIIEVTDFEQNKSYSVRSAQHGIDLRYHYTFIETTEGTKVEFNGELETLGLRNTLMKPLIKKIIKKEDANHLGKMKTFIEEG from the coding sequence ATGGCGTTCCTTGAGAGTAGTGTTATCATACAAAAACCGATTGACGAGGTATTCGCTGTAGCGACAGACTTTTCGAAGAGTCCAGAAATAATGAAAACGGTAGTCGATGTTGAATCCTTAACAGAGGGACCAGTCCGGGAAGGCTATCAATTTAAAGAAGTACGCGAGATACGCGGCCGTAAATCTGCGTCTATTATTGAAGTTACTGATTTCGAGCAAAACAAGAGCTATTCGGTTCGAAGTGCGCAGCATGGAATTGATTTGCGCTATCATTATACTTTTATTGAAACGACGGAAGGTACGAAGGTTGAATTTAATGGTGAATTAGAAACATTAGGTTTACGCAACACATTAATGAAGCCGCTTATCAAAAAGATTATCAAAAAAGAAGATGCCAATCACTTGGGTAAAATGAAGACATTCATTGAAGAGGGTTAG
- a CDS encoding CAP domain-containing protein produces the protein MLKRYSFILVAVLAIVSISSPATASAQERGTWKVEQVNTQSAGEWMTYIQDWLSEQNLEFSVERFEQNFKVLFNPEQIPAEQQPAQPSQTQELEKEQPQPAQQEQPVEQAAQAPQSGQESTEASQAPAEVEANATSNYEEKVVQLVNEERAKEGLAPLEMHNRLSDLARMKSQDMADKGYFSHTSPTYGSPFDMMKQYDFSYSTAGENIAAGQRTPQEVVEGWMNSPGHRANIMNESFTHIGVGYVEGGSYGTYWTQLFMTPR, from the coding sequence TTGCTTAAAAGATATTCTTTCATTTTAGTCGCTGTTTTAGCTATCGTTTCCATTTCTTCTCCAGCAACAGCATCAGCCCAAGAGCGGGGAACTTGGAAAGTAGAACAAGTAAATACACAGTCTGCTGGAGAATGGATGACCTATATACAAGATTGGTTATCAGAACAGAACCTGGAATTCAGTGTGGAGAGATTCGAGCAGAACTTTAAGGTTCTCTTTAACCCAGAACAAATTCCAGCGGAACAACAACCAGCACAGCCTTCTCAAACACAAGAACTAGAGAAGGAGCAACCACAACCAGCTCAGCAAGAGCAACCAGTCGAGCAAGCTGCTCAGGCTCCCCAGTCAGGGCAAGAGTCTACAGAAGCATCTCAAGCACCAGCTGAGGTTGAAGCAAATGCAACATCTAATTACGAAGAAAAAGTTGTTCAGTTAGTCAATGAGGAGCGAGCAAAAGAAGGATTGGCACCTCTTGAAATGCATAATCGCCTAAGTGATCTTGCACGTATGAAATCACAAGACATGGCAGACAAAGGATATTTCAGCCATACGTCACCAACTTATGGTTCACCTTTTGACATGATGAAGCAATATGACTTCAGCTACTCAACAGCAGGCGAGAACATCGCGGCAGGCCAACGAACTCCACAAGAGGTAGTGGAAGGTTGGATGAACAGCCCTGGACACCGCGCAAACATTATGAATGAAAGCTTTACTCATATCGGTGTAGGTTATGTTGAAGGCGGTTCATATGGTACGTACTGGACTCAATTATTTATGACACCTAGATAA